One genomic region from Nymphaea colorata isolate Beijing-Zhang1983 chromosome 12, ASM883128v2, whole genome shotgun sequence encodes:
- the LOC116265733 gene encoding uncharacterized protein LOC116265733 isoform X2: protein MDYHSLSRKELQALCKKHGIRANTSNATMADALQSLNIEQDSATEIRICDEVILGNTGLNSPASVTTSCRRTPLRTSTRTMVRTTRSKRESEKAEEEEDLKSPAAGGIENVEEASRSVAPSGRRIMTRSSARRQTEKIEIAEELITPAKAAVPLVPNSRRRPTRVSARQQTLREGAGQEETKGEKEVIDKMRTLSLSSTICTRRSSRLRGKSQDSEAKQLEQNLERKFIDERGTKQPDAVGEPAQEISEELSGEPSVTIHEASSIEDSIRKISLQLVKTPAPVSEEYKGEPSVQTMTQVPGVNETAALLKQSDQNVGGVGECLIDAGVPLCSDEKTHEIPAATETSFPQQEASADETEKVIIDDVSASLGPDSDLSCINGEECNAPFPSLMGVHGELPSSEADQVALTTHGASTDAVMLSVEVSDEAQVGDQTTGTLGDIVKEKLQQADVEAGDGCIAQEASLDPVLLLSSEPENNVGEPLPSDEDSDNLPATEEVTQFPGTAVTSYEASTDATIMLSVEVPDETQVVDQTAEGLANLEKEKLLPEDAFEAVEGFIAQEASLNPVLLPGELLSPGKDSDNIPATEEVVQFPGTAVTSYEASTDAIMLSVEVPDEAQVVDQTAVGLANLEKEKLLPEDALEAVEGFIAQEATLNPVLLPGEPLSPGKDSDNIPAADEFLQFLGTASLQAWEVPSADLPHDAPVGELIATSAAVIPDGFLDELQQIEEINEKSASLGSWSAASPIPASLAIASSGPEFFVVPVADKSLQFPADALRRLQEVHSENTHHDSLAVDLTATTTAVPDEVSAACLQIEEANEKSPSFGSWSAASRGSEFSMVRKSGKSRSSVGKGKTLGRIQMFTSAEACVDKENKLMNDENIVADQRLNEKNVGLAEFKNFSLRKLRIMVKEGIKNKMSERTPLETLSANCLGNENSEIA, encoded by the exons ATGGACTATCACAGCCTCTCCAGGAAGGAACTGCAGGCGCTGTGCAAGAAGCATGGGATTCGGGCCAACACGTCCAACGCCACAATGGCCGACGCTCTGCAGTCCCTCAAC ATAGAGCAAGATTCCGCAACAGAAATTCGTATCTGCGATGAGGTGATCTTGGGGAACACAGGCCTGAATTCGCCAGCGTCGGTCACAACTTCCTGCCGTAGGACGCCCCTCAGAACGTCCACTCGAACCATGGTTCGGACGACGCGATCGAAGCGTGAATCAGagaaagcagaagaagaagaagacctgAAGTCGCCGGCCGCAGGAGGGATAGAGAATGTGGAGGAGGCATCGCGCTCTGTGGCTCCCAGCGGCCGCAGGATCATGACGAGGTCGTCTGCCAGAAGGCAAACGGAGAAGATCGAGATTGCAGAGGAACTCATCACTCCAGCGAAGGCCGCCGTACCTTTGGTCCCGAACAGCCGGAGAAGACCCACCAGGGTTTCTGCCCGGCAACAAACACTTCGGGAAGGAGCAGGGCAAGAGGAGAcgaaaggagagaaggaagttATCGACAAAATGAgaaccctttctctctcttccaccaTCTGCACAAGGCGGTCATCAAGATTGAGAGGGAAGAGTCAAGATTCGGAGGCCAAACAGTTGGAACAAAATCTGGAGAGGAAATTCATTGATGAGAGAGGTACGAAACAACCAGATGCTGTGGGCGAACCTGCTCAAGAAATATCTGAAGAACTGTCAGGTGAGCCCTCTGTAACCATTCACGAAGCCTCTTCAATAGAAGACAGCATTCGTAAAATCTCTCTTCAACTGGTGAAAACACCTGCGCCAGTCTCCGAGGAGTACAAAGGAGAACCATCCGTCCAAACCATGACACAAGTTCCTGGCGTCAATGAAACCGCCGCACTGCTGAAGCAGAGTGATCAGAACGTTGGAGGTGTTGGGGAGTGTCTTATTGATGCAGGTGTTCCTCTATGCTCTGATGAAAAGACTCATGAAATCCCCGCAGCCACCGAAACTTCTTTTCCTCAGCAAGAGGCCTCAGCAGATGAGACAGAGAAGGTCATCATTGATGATGTCTCTGCTTCTCTCGGTCCTGACTCCGACCTAAGTTGTATTAATGGAGAAGAATGTAATGCTCCATTCCCATCTCTCATGGGTGTTCATGGTGAATTGCCATCTTCTGAAGCTGACCAAGTTGCACTTACAACTCACGGAGCATCTACTGATGCTGTTATGTTGTCCGTTGAGGTTTCAGACGAAGCCCAAGTTGGCGACCAGACAACTGGAACGCTAGGCGATATTGTAAAGGAAAAACTGCAACAAGCAGATGTGGAAGCAGGTGACGGTTGTATCGCCCAAGAGGCGAGCCTCGACCCCGTACTTCTCCTATCTTCAGAACCTGAGAATAATGTAGGTGAACCTTTGCCCTCTGACGAAGACTCTGACAATCTTCCTGCCACCGAAGAAGTTACCCAGTTTCCTGGAACTGCAGTGACAAGCTATGAAGCATCTACTGATGCTACTATTATGTTGTCCGTTGAGGTTCCAGACGAAACCCAAGTTGTCGACCAGACAGCCGAGGGGCTAGCCaatcttgaaaaggaaaaacttcttCCAGAAGATGCATTTGAAGCAGTTGAGGGTTTTATTGCCCAAGAGGCAAGCCTCAACCCCGTACTTCTCCCAGGTGAACTTTTGTCCCCTGGCAAGGACTCTGACAATATTCCTGCCACCGAAGAAGTTGTCCAGTTTCCTGGAACTGCAGTGACAAGCTATGAAGCATCTACTGATGCTATTATGTTGTCCGTTGAGGTTCCAGACGAAGCCCAAGTGGTCGACCAGACAGCCGTGGGGCTAGCCaatcttgaaaaggaaaaactgcttCCAGAAGATGCATTGGAAGCAGTTGAGGGTTTTATTGCCCAAGAGGCAACCCTCAACCCCGTACTTCTCCCAGGTGAACCTTTGTCCCCTGGCAAGGACTCTGACAATATTCCTGCCGCAGACGAATTTCTCCAGTTTCTTGGGACTGCATCGCTGCAGGCATGGGAGGTACCTTCTGCAGACCTACCTCATGACGCTCCTGTTGGTGAGCTGATCGCCACTTCTGCAGCAGTGATCCCTGATGGATTTCTGGATGAACTCCAACAAATTGAAGAGATAAATGAGAAGAGCGCTTCGCTTGGTTCATGGTCTGCTGCATCTCCCATTCCTGCTTCTCTGGCGATTGCGTCCTCTGGTCCTGAATTTTTTGTGGTACCTGTCGCTGACAAATCTCTCCAATTTCCTGCTGATGCACTAAGGCGCCTACAAGAAGTGCATTCTGAAAACACACACCACGATTCTCTAGCTGTTGATCTGACCGCCACTACTACAGCAGTCCCTGATGAAGTTTCAGCCGCATGCCTGCAGATTGAAGAGGCAAATGAGAAGAGCCCTTCGTTTGGTTCATGGTCTGCTGCATCTCGTGGTTCTGAATTTTCAATGGTGCGAAAGTCAGGAAAAAGCAGAAGCAGTGTTGGCAAGGGAAAGACTTTAGGCCGAATCCAGATGTTTACGAGTGCCGAGGCTTGTGTGGATAAGGAGAATAAGTTGATGAACGACGAAAATATTGTTGCTGATCAGAGgttgaatgagaaaaatgttggtTTGGCTGAATTTAAGAATTTCAGCCTGAGAAAGCTTCGGATAATGGTGAAGGAAGGAATAAAAAACAAG ATGAGTGAAAGGACTCCCCTTGAGACACTGTCTGCGAATTGCCTTGGCAATGAAAATAGCGAGATAGCGTGA
- the LOC116265733 gene encoding uncharacterized protein LOC116265733 isoform X1, translated as MDYHSLSRKELQALCKKHGIRANTSNATMADALQSLNIEQDSATEIRICDEVILGNTGLNSPASVTTSCRRTPLRTSTRTMVRTTRSKRESEKAEEEEDLKSPAAGGIENVEEASRSVAPSGRRIMTRSSARRQTEKIEIAEELITPAKAAVPLVPNSRRRPTRVSARQQTLREGAGQEETKGEKEVIDKMRTLSLSSTICTRRSSRLRGKSQDSEAKQLEQNLERKFIDERGTKQPDAVGEPAQEISEELSGEPSVTIHEASSIEDSIRKISLQLVKTPAPVSEEYKGEPSVQTMTQVPGVNETAALLKQSDQNVGGVGECLIDAGVPLCSDEKTHEIPAATETSFPQQEASADETEKVIIDDVSASLGPDSDLSCINGEECNAPFPSLMGVHGELPSSEADQVALTTHGASTDAVMLSVEVSDEAQVGDQTTGTLGDIVKEKLQQADVEAGDGCIAQEASLDPVLLLSSEPENNVGEPLPSDEDSDNLPATEEVTQFPGTAVTSYEASTDATIMLSVEVPDETQVVDQTAEGLANLEKEKLLPEDAFEAVEGFIAQEASLNPVLLPGELLSPGKDSDNIPATEEVVQFPGTAVTSYEASTDAIMLSVEVPDEAQVVDQTAVGLANLEKEKLLPEDALEAVEGFIAQEATLNPVLLPGEPLSPGKDSDNIPAADEFLQFLGTASLQAWEVPSADLPHDAPVGELIATSAAVIPDGFLDELQQIEEINEKSASLGSWSAASPIPASLAIASSGPEFFVVPVADKSLQFPADALRRLQEVHSENTHHDSLAVDLTATTTAVPDEVSAACLQIEEANEKSPSFGSWSAASRGSEFSMVRKSGKSRSSVGKGKTLGRIQMFTSAEACVDKENKLMNDENIVADQRLNEKNVGLAEFKNFSLRKLRIMVKEGIKNKVQMSERTPLETLSANCLGNENSEIA; from the exons ATGGACTATCACAGCCTCTCCAGGAAGGAACTGCAGGCGCTGTGCAAGAAGCATGGGATTCGGGCCAACACGTCCAACGCCACAATGGCCGACGCTCTGCAGTCCCTCAAC ATAGAGCAAGATTCCGCAACAGAAATTCGTATCTGCGATGAGGTGATCTTGGGGAACACAGGCCTGAATTCGCCAGCGTCGGTCACAACTTCCTGCCGTAGGACGCCCCTCAGAACGTCCACTCGAACCATGGTTCGGACGACGCGATCGAAGCGTGAATCAGagaaagcagaagaagaagaagacctgAAGTCGCCGGCCGCAGGAGGGATAGAGAATGTGGAGGAGGCATCGCGCTCTGTGGCTCCCAGCGGCCGCAGGATCATGACGAGGTCGTCTGCCAGAAGGCAAACGGAGAAGATCGAGATTGCAGAGGAACTCATCACTCCAGCGAAGGCCGCCGTACCTTTGGTCCCGAACAGCCGGAGAAGACCCACCAGGGTTTCTGCCCGGCAACAAACACTTCGGGAAGGAGCAGGGCAAGAGGAGAcgaaaggagagaaggaagttATCGACAAAATGAgaaccctttctctctcttccaccaTCTGCACAAGGCGGTCATCAAGATTGAGAGGGAAGAGTCAAGATTCGGAGGCCAAACAGTTGGAACAAAATCTGGAGAGGAAATTCATTGATGAGAGAGGTACGAAACAACCAGATGCTGTGGGCGAACCTGCTCAAGAAATATCTGAAGAACTGTCAGGTGAGCCCTCTGTAACCATTCACGAAGCCTCTTCAATAGAAGACAGCATTCGTAAAATCTCTCTTCAACTGGTGAAAACACCTGCGCCAGTCTCCGAGGAGTACAAAGGAGAACCATCCGTCCAAACCATGACACAAGTTCCTGGCGTCAATGAAACCGCCGCACTGCTGAAGCAGAGTGATCAGAACGTTGGAGGTGTTGGGGAGTGTCTTATTGATGCAGGTGTTCCTCTATGCTCTGATGAAAAGACTCATGAAATCCCCGCAGCCACCGAAACTTCTTTTCCTCAGCAAGAGGCCTCAGCAGATGAGACAGAGAAGGTCATCATTGATGATGTCTCTGCTTCTCTCGGTCCTGACTCCGACCTAAGTTGTATTAATGGAGAAGAATGTAATGCTCCATTCCCATCTCTCATGGGTGTTCATGGTGAATTGCCATCTTCTGAAGCTGACCAAGTTGCACTTACAACTCACGGAGCATCTACTGATGCTGTTATGTTGTCCGTTGAGGTTTCAGACGAAGCCCAAGTTGGCGACCAGACAACTGGAACGCTAGGCGATATTGTAAAGGAAAAACTGCAACAAGCAGATGTGGAAGCAGGTGACGGTTGTATCGCCCAAGAGGCGAGCCTCGACCCCGTACTTCTCCTATCTTCAGAACCTGAGAATAATGTAGGTGAACCTTTGCCCTCTGACGAAGACTCTGACAATCTTCCTGCCACCGAAGAAGTTACCCAGTTTCCTGGAACTGCAGTGACAAGCTATGAAGCATCTACTGATGCTACTATTATGTTGTCCGTTGAGGTTCCAGACGAAACCCAAGTTGTCGACCAGACAGCCGAGGGGCTAGCCaatcttgaaaaggaaaaacttcttCCAGAAGATGCATTTGAAGCAGTTGAGGGTTTTATTGCCCAAGAGGCAAGCCTCAACCCCGTACTTCTCCCAGGTGAACTTTTGTCCCCTGGCAAGGACTCTGACAATATTCCTGCCACCGAAGAAGTTGTCCAGTTTCCTGGAACTGCAGTGACAAGCTATGAAGCATCTACTGATGCTATTATGTTGTCCGTTGAGGTTCCAGACGAAGCCCAAGTGGTCGACCAGACAGCCGTGGGGCTAGCCaatcttgaaaaggaaaaactgcttCCAGAAGATGCATTGGAAGCAGTTGAGGGTTTTATTGCCCAAGAGGCAACCCTCAACCCCGTACTTCTCCCAGGTGAACCTTTGTCCCCTGGCAAGGACTCTGACAATATTCCTGCCGCAGACGAATTTCTCCAGTTTCTTGGGACTGCATCGCTGCAGGCATGGGAGGTACCTTCTGCAGACCTACCTCATGACGCTCCTGTTGGTGAGCTGATCGCCACTTCTGCAGCAGTGATCCCTGATGGATTTCTGGATGAACTCCAACAAATTGAAGAGATAAATGAGAAGAGCGCTTCGCTTGGTTCATGGTCTGCTGCATCTCCCATTCCTGCTTCTCTGGCGATTGCGTCCTCTGGTCCTGAATTTTTTGTGGTACCTGTCGCTGACAAATCTCTCCAATTTCCTGCTGATGCACTAAGGCGCCTACAAGAAGTGCATTCTGAAAACACACACCACGATTCTCTAGCTGTTGATCTGACCGCCACTACTACAGCAGTCCCTGATGAAGTTTCAGCCGCATGCCTGCAGATTGAAGAGGCAAATGAGAAGAGCCCTTCGTTTGGTTCATGGTCTGCTGCATCTCGTGGTTCTGAATTTTCAATGGTGCGAAAGTCAGGAAAAAGCAGAAGCAGTGTTGGCAAGGGAAAGACTTTAGGCCGAATCCAGATGTTTACGAGTGCCGAGGCTTGTGTGGATAAGGAGAATAAGTTGATGAACGACGAAAATATTGTTGCTGATCAGAGgttgaatgagaaaaatgttggtTTGGCTGAATTTAAGAATTTCAGCCTGAGAAAGCTTCGGATAATGGTGAAGGAAGGAATAAAAAACAAGGTTCAG ATGAGTGAAAGGACTCCCCTTGAGACACTGTCTGCGAATTGCCTTGGCAATGAAAATAGCGAGATAGCGTGA
- the LOC116265735 gene encoding serine/arginine-rich splicing factor SC35-like, whose amino-acid sequence MSHFGRSGPPDIKDTYSLLVLNITFRTTADDLFPLFDRYGKVVDIFIPRDKRTGESRGFAFVRYKYADEAQMAVDRLDGRTVDGREIMVQFAKYGPNAERIHKGRIVEFVPKSRGRSRSYSPKPRYRDDHRHRDDYRDRDHRRRSRSRSVEKFDRHRDRDRGRERSSRHRSKSRSLSPDYHRGRDKGKITDEPRSRSGSYASPSPRRSPSPRRSPSRSKSPPSRNVSPSKRSPDKRSPSASPAGRSPNGRSPASDY is encoded by the exons atgTCTCACTTCGGGAGATCGGGACCTCCTGATATTAAGGACACTTACTCTCTGCTCGTTCTCAACATCACCTTCC GAACAACGGCCGATGACTTGTTCCCCTTGTTCGACCGCTATGGTAAGGTTGTCGATATCTTCATCCCCAGGGACAAGAG GACAGGGGAATCGCGAGGCTTTGCGTTCGTAAGGTACAAATATGCGGACGAGGCGCAGATGGCGGTCGACCGTCTCGATG GGAGGACCGTGGATGGCAGAGAAATCATGGTGCAGTTCGCGAAATACGGCCCGAATGCAGAGCGCAT ACATAAAGGGAGGATAGTTGAATTTGTCCCGAAGTCAAGAGGCAGATCCAGAAGCTACAGTCCGAAACCCAG ATACCGTGATGACCACCGTCATCGTGACGACTACCGCGATAGAGATCATAGAAGGCGAAGTCGCAGCCGCAGTGTTGAAAAATTTGATCGTCATCGGGACCGGGACCGTGGAAGGGAAAGGAGCTCTCGTCACCGAAGCAAAAGCAGAAGTCTGAGCCCTGATTATCACAGGGGACGAGATAAAGGGAAGATTACTGATGAACCACGGAGCAGAAGTGGCTCTTATGCTAG TCCCTCTCCTCGTCGAAGTCCTAGCCCTCGAAGAAGCCCATCTCGCAGTAAGAGTCCTCCAAGCCGTAATGTGAGCCCTTCCAAGCGGAGCCCAGATAAAAGATCTCCTTCTGCCAGTCCTGCTGGAAGAAGTCCAAATGGAAGGTCACCAGCATCT GACTATTGA